The following DNA comes from Apus apus isolate bApuApu2 chromosome 24, bApuApu2.pri.cur, whole genome shotgun sequence.
AGGAGTCAGGGCAAGCCTGCAACATCTCAGAATTGCAAGCAGTGACAGAAGCAGCTTAGAATCCAGTACCCGGCTGCTTAGGATCCAGAATCTCACCTAACGGGATATTGTTGGTTTCAAAATggaagtttatttttgttgcctGTGCTTTTGTACTTTACTCTGCCTGTGTTTATGGTTCTATCTGTTCATATCCCATCTCAGCCTGCCACTCAGTGCCACCCCAACAATTAAAACACTTGGCTCTTCTCTTACTTCCTGGATGTGTGCATAAGAACAGCAACagtgctgaagaaaacaaatgcaagtgCATATTATAACTCACATTTTATTACCAGCAGAATTCTCTACAATAAGATGCAGGACCCTCTATCATAGAGAGGGCAGCTCTGTTTCAGCTTTCAGGTTATTCCAAGAATTATCTATCCCTCCATTACTTGAAAGTTCTGATTTATCCTTTAGAAAATCTGGGGTTTCTGCTCTTGacttattttctaattttattttataaatatatatgtaactaatttctttcttttcagtcactCTTGCAACTGCAGGATCAGACAGCATCTGTTTTATGCTCTCCTTCTGATGTACCTGATGGGGGATTTAATAATCAGATCCCCATGGTGATGAGAGGGAATTGCACCTTCTATGAGAAAGTGAGACTTGCTCAGATAAATGGAGCTCGTGGGCTGCTGATTGTTAGTAGAGAGAGACTGGTAAGTATCAGCAATAtagacagacagaaagataCTCCTCTCATGTTAGATATTGTCTTGTCAGTGCTCGTTGCTGGTATTTGATGCTCCCTTTTAaatgaataatatatttttgtgtgttcgtgtgtgtatatacattgCATAGCTTTGTGTAGCAATGTGAAGGAAGGCTTAATTATACAGGAGGTACTCAAGTAGGAAGAGGAGTTCTTCTAGCCCTGGTAACATTCAAGTCAAGAGCTCAAAATTATCCTTATGTCATGTGAAATACTGGAATCAAAGGAGAGGGTTGGTCTCTTGACTCATACTGCTGCCTTCAGTGAGATCTAGAGCTCAGTGAATCTAGTGCTTTAGATTCAGCTGGAGCATCCCCTGTGTATGTTTTGTAAAATTAGCAGGTTTGGATACTGTAGTCAATACCAGAGGCACACATCAGTCATAAAACCATGCCCCTGATGTGCAAAAGATTCTGCTTGAAGTTTGGttgctgcattttgctgttACGCTCTTTATTTAGGTTTTACTGGAAGCAGGCTTACATTTTGACTTGGGGGGTTTTCTTATGACATTCctttttagaatattttccaaattaaaagaaatagaacTTGCAACTTTAACTCTTTTGAAGTAACAGTACTTACAGAAACAGTATTTACAGAAATAgtatttacagaaattaatgtAGTCTCACCTGGTCTGGACTGTCTTTCAGGTACCTCCTGGTGGTAACAGGAGTCAATATGAAGAGATTGATATTCCTGTGGCTCTGCTCAGCTATACTGATATGTTAGATATTGGCAAGGTAAACTCAATACAAAATACACTTATTTGTATTATCTCATTTAAATGAGTCATTACTCAACAGTATTTAAAGTCCTTAAGAGCTTTGAATCTGTAGAGAGTTTATGAACACTGCATaatgaagttttgaaaaaaaattgcaggtCTTTTGAGAGGTTATTTCTCatcttcagaataaaataaaaatggagccTGGTGCTGGAAATAAATAACACAAATAGAAGAGCCAATAGATTGTTCTTAAATGTTTATCATTAGGCTTGATTCTGAGGTTGTTTAAGGAAAACTAAATAACTGGACCTTTGCTAAAGTGGCTTTTTGGAAGTTCTTCATAACTTCTATTTATCTCTACAGAGTTTTGGCAGCTCAGTGAAAGGGGCAATGTATGCACCAAATGAGCCTGTGCTGGACTATAACATGGTGATCATATTTGTCATGGCTGTGGGGACTGTTGCAATTGGAGGCTACTgggcaggaagcagagatgtGAAAAAGTGAGTAACTAGAATGTAGTATGTTGGGTTTTTgatatttttcacaaaaaaaaaaaaaacacaacaaaaaattgGTATTTGTCTAAAGAACTCATGACATCTCTGCTAATGAGGTTCAGAGACTCTATAACCAAAAGGGTAAAATGCTGATGTGATGTTTGAAAGCCCCTGAGCCTTTTATTGGCTTTGTCATTGTATGAAATTATTTGAGTAGAATTTGCATCTAAAGTGTTTTAGTATTTTGtcttggccaaaaaaaaaaaaacaaaaacaaccaaaagctttgaaaagctCAGAAGGAAAATTAGATAGTAATAGGCTTTTGCAACAATTCaccatcaaaatattttgtaaataaaaattggTTTTACTTGTGTAGTGCAAACCAAACGGATCAGATGGCTAGATTGTACTATGTTTACTATTCATCTTTTATTGAAATTTTATTGTTACTTTTTCCAGTAAATGCAGTTGAGGAGAGGAAGTTGTGCTACATGTCTTTCTAACATTTACTTTGTATACACATTCTGACTTTAGGATTTCTTGTGAAGTCAGCAAATTATTCTGTGGTAGTTTTCAGGATTCTGTTGAATTCTTggtgaatgaaaaataatactcTTGATAAATTAATGCAACAGTTACTGGTTTATGCATTGTGTGGTTTCTGATGTTCATCCATCCATGTAAAATGTGAAGGTCCACTTACTTGAATGGAAACCAATGCAAGCTTTGGTGTCCTGTCATGTTTTCTAACCCCACGTGATACTTGGTAAAGATTCAGTGCCCTTTGATATTTTGTTGCAGAAGGAACAGACTGATTATTGCCATGTTACTCTTTCAGGCGGTACATGAAGCATAAACGTGATGATGGGGCAGAGAAACATGATGATGAAACAGTTGATGTGACTCCAATAATGATCTGTGTATTTGTAGTGATGTGCTGCTCAATGCTGGTCCTCCTTTATTTCTTCTATGACCACTTAGGTACtcttaaatttgtatttttattgatATATCTTCATTATCACAAGGCTGCCATAGTTTAAAGAAGGTCTTAACCATGAAAATCATAATGTAGTGGctgtcttctgctgtgtttcttcATCCCAATATGATTTAAAACCCTACAAGATTAGGTTGGATCATAAAGCTTCTTTGAAATGTTAAAGCCTGTTCAGTAGACATAGTCAATGTCTTGCACCTTTCAAAGGTGTTCTCAAATCtatacttttctttctgttattaTCCAATTTGAATATAAGTTCTGGGTTCCAAGATCAATGTTTTTATCTTTATAAAGATGCTAAGTTTTTAGTGATCACTTATCAAATTGATTGATAAAAGAATATGAGAGCCTAATGTACTGAAACTTCCATCCTCCTGTTTCTGAGGATGTTAAAAAAGATGCATCTCATCTGTGTTAATGCATTTTGCTACTGAGTGATTTAATGCTCCTGTATGATCATAATGAGAAGATAAACACTTCACCATAAATTGCCTTTTAGGCTTATGATTCAATGACTGAATTTAAGATTCAGAGATCACAGAGATTTTGATTTGTTGAAGTAACTATTGCATAAAGTACACCTGAGTAAAATGAGCTAGAATTAGACACTTAAAGAGCATAAATCCAATTAACAATCATATAAAGCCTCTGAATTTAACTTTCACTGATGAAATGTAAGCCTTACTTCTCATTCAGGCTTTCTGATGGTCACTTCAAAGAAAGCATCTCTTGCCTTGTCCTACTTGGACtcactcctttttctttcttagtcTATGTTATCATAGGAATCTTCTGCCTGGCTGCCTCGATTGGTCTTTACAGTTGTTTGTCTCCCTTTGTAAGAAGATTCCCCTTGGGAAAGTGTAGGTATGTGGCAACTTCCAGGTTTGTAATAggcaaaattaaatgtttaacGTTTGGGTAGATGTGAGGGTTTCATACTTCAAAATGTTTATAAAGGAGGAGGGTAACTACACAGACAACTGTAGCtttgctgtgtttcattttcagaatcCCAGACAACAACTTGCCTTATTTTCACAAGCGTCCGCAGGTCCGGATGTTGCTGTTGGCAATATTTTGTATCTCTGTCAGTGCAATCTGGGGAGTCTTCAGAAATGAAGATCAGTAAGTGTATCTTTTACTTTCTGTGCtagaaataatagaatcatagaatctgctgagttggaagggacccatcaggatcatcgagtccaactcctgtccctgtgtagggcaccccaagaatcacaccatgtgcctgggAGCATCATCCACAGGGTTCTTcaactcaggcaggcttggtgctgtgaccactgccctggggagctggttaCAGCGCTCAagcaccctctgggtgaaaaaccttctcctgatatccaacctaaacctcccctaaTTCAGCTTCCTGTAATATGTACATATGTAATATGCTTTATAGCAGAAGTCACTGACATCCGTAGAAGCCTAAACTTATCCTGAATTTAGGAGTAACAGGAAAGAAACTAGAGACTTGGGCAGAACTTAGTTGTTCCATATGTTCTacatctttgttttgttggtttaaGTTACAGAAAACTGTATCATGTTAAGCTTTAATTTCTCTGAGTTCCCCTTTATATTCTGATCTCTTTGGTTTAAAAGACAGCTTTTCAGAAGTGGCATGGAAAGTTGGACCAAGCTGTCTAACTTGTTTCTTCAGGTGAGATGGTCTGCATGTGCATTTGTTCAGAGACAATAAATGCTGTGAAGATTGTCAGATCTTTAGTTTCTCGGAAGTCTGGTATGAGTAAATAATTCTGTATGTTCAGTATTGCTGCAGTTCCTAATCATAGCATGCTCTTACCACTTTCGTTAgagtttttgttgggttttggtggggttttttgccctTTACCTCACTCCCAAATGCTCCAGGTTCCCCATATATACATGATGTGTTCTTGATTCCTCTGAGGGATTCTGTGTTAGAACTGAAATGCTGTCCTGTGTTTCTGCTGGTGGTACCAAAGATACCTTGTTTGTTCCTGGAATGCCTGTTAACTGCCTTTCTGGGAGACATTTCTGTGTTAAGGCTGTGGATAATTCACTGACAGAAGTCATAAATCAAGGAAAAATCAACTCTGAAACACCTTTTAGAGAAATAAGTGTCAAACTGAGAAATACAGAAGTACTATAGATCTattccaacttgagatat
Coding sequences within:
- the SPPL2B gene encoding signal peptide peptidase-like 2B isoform X3, which encodes MAARWVRLRACLLLQLLQQVYCEYGMVHVLSEKGSSKGKDYCILFNSQWAHLPHDLGKASLLQLQDQTASVLCSPSDVPDGGFNNQIPMVMRGNCTFYEKVRLAQINGARGLLIVSRERLVPPGGNRSQYEEIDIPVALLSYTDMLDIGKSFGSSVKGAMYAPNEPVLDYNMVIIFVMAVGTVAIGGYWAGSRDVKKRYMKHKRDDGAEKHDDETVDVTPIMICVFVVMCCSMLVLLYFFYDHLVYVIIGIFCLAASIGLYSCLSPFVRRFPLGKCRIPDNNLPYFHKRPQVRMLLLAIFCISVSAIWGVFRNEDQWAWVLQDALGIAFCLYMLKTIRLPTFKGCTLLLLVLFVYDVFFVFITPFLTKTGESIMVEVAAGPSDSATHEKLPMVLKVPRLNSSPLALCDRPFSLLGFGDILVPGLLVAYCHRFDIQVQSSRVYFVACTIAYGIGLLVTFVALALMQMGQPALLYLVPCTLLTSFAVALWRKELAMFWTGSGFAVNTSLI